The genomic window GACTGACGCAGTATCATCGGCAGGCCGCCGTGCGGGGCATTTATGCCGTATTCGCGGCGTGTAAAGATCGCTGCGATCTGCGGATTGAGCCTTTGTGTAATGCCGTAGCGTATCGCGCGGTTCGCGGGCGGCGAAAATCCCGCCGTACGCCTCGGGTTGATAAATTCGACAGCGTTGTCGTAAATATTGATCCTCGTTCGAATGTCGCGCAGCCCTAGGTCGCGGTGGATAAGTGCATTGATCACTGCCTCGACTACCGCGTAGTGATGATAGCGGCCGCGCGGCTTTGCGATATCATCGCCGACCAGCATTAGTTTCCGCTTAGGCTGCTGTTTGTTGAGATCGATGTACCGGCCGAGGAACGCCGTCACCGCTTCGAACTGCGAAAGCATATTCCCCTTTATCTCAGCTGCTTCGATCAGCTGCGCGGCGGAGCCTTCGCCCGAAAATCGAGCGACCGTCAAATTCGATCGCGGCAGCAGTTCCGCGACACGCTCATTCTTTCCGAAAAGCAGTACCGCGGCAACGGTCGGGAAGAACTCATCTGCATTTCCGACCGCAAGCAGAAGGTCTTTCCGCAAGAGATCCGCGGTATTGTAGAGGTTCAGATGCGAAGCTCCGTCATCGAACGCATTGGCGAACGACCACAGCAAAGCGTCAT from Chloracidobacterium sp. includes these protein-coding regions:
- a CDS encoding putative DNA binding domain-containing protein; translation: MARRRFRHTPRAASPEDISFQEYLVNQPAQQTTRTELLRLIRGGEDTYLELKVKLSNSERIAQGIVALANTDGGTIVFGVNDQLRIEGVSNPEWVQQELARICRDEIVPPLVPMIDTVAFDSGKRIVALDVDGRRRPYRTRDGRFYLRIGAEKREISRDELSGWLDEVRPLGFENIPLQTVTEDDFDDALLWSFANAFDDGASHLNLYNTADLLRKDLLLAVGNADEFFPTVAAVLLFGKNERVAELLPRSNLTVARFSGEGSAAQLIEAAEIKGNMLSQFEAVTAFLGRYIDLNKQQPKRKLMLVGDDIAKPRGRYHHYAVVEAVINALIHRDLGLRDIRTRINIYDNAVEFINPRRTAGFSPPANRAIRYGITQRLNPQIAAIFTRREYGINAPHGGLPMILRQSHLFSGRKPEIYIANDEFKLKIWAA